Part of the Armatimonadota bacterium genome, TGGCACGCCTTCACACACTCCATGCACTCGCAGCAGATCCCGCAGGCGAGGCATCTCTCCGCCTCGGCGATCGCATCCGCGACCGCATAGCCCCTGGCGTGATCGGCCTCGACCCTGACGCTCTTCATGCGCTTCTCGCGGTACTGGGCTCTCTCCAGGTTGCGGTGATCGTCGTCGGTCCAGATGCGCGAATCGGGCTCGCGCCCCTCGGCGAGGTCTTCACCGTTGATGAACCTGTCTATTGATACGGCCGCCCGGATTCCCGCGCCGACCGCCTCGCTCAAGGTCCCTGCACCCGCGCACACGTCGCCGCCCGCGAAGATGCCCGGCTTGTTGGTGGCGAGGGTGATCGGGTCGACCTTGAGCAGGCCCCACTTGTTCAACTCGATCTCCGATCCCTCGCAGAATGCGAGGTCCGGCGTCTGGCCCGTCGCCACGACGGCCTCGTCGAATTCTATCATATGCTCGGAGCCCTCGACGGGCTCGGGCCTTCTGCGGCCGGACGCGTCGCGCTCGTCAGAAAGCTTCATCTTGAGGCATTCGATCCCGGTGAGGACGCCGTCCTTGCCCACGAACCGCTTTGGGTTCGTGAGGAAGACGAACTTCACGCCCTCTTTGATCGCGTCCTCGACCTCCACCGGGTCGGCGGGCATCTCGCGCTTCGTCCGGCGGTAGACGATCGTCACTTCGTTCGCGCCGAGCCGGAGCGCGGTGCGTGCGATATCCATTGCCGCGTTGCCAGCTCCGATGACCGCGACCTTCTTGCCGATCTCGACCTTCTCGCCGAGGTTGACCTGCTTGATGAACTCGATGCCGGGCCGAACGCCCTTGAGGTCTTCGCCCTCGATGCCGAGCCCCGAACTCTTCTGCGCGCCGACTCCGACGAAGACTGCCTCGTAATCCTTCAGCAGGTCGTCGAGGGTCAGCCCGGGCCCGACCGGCGTGTCATACTTCACCTCGACGCCGAGATCGAGGATGTGGCCAATCTGGTCGTCAAGAATGTCTCTGGGAAGTCGGAAGTCGGGGATGCCGGCCCTCATCATGCCGCCCGGGACCGGAAGCGCCTCGAGGATCGTGACGCCGTATCCCTTGCGCGCGAGGTAGTCCGCCGCGCCGAGTCCCGCCGGACCGCATCCGATGATCGCGACCCTCTCGGATCGGCTGACAGGAGCGTTCTCAGTGGTGCCGGCCGGAGCCTGATCGAGCGCGAACTTCTTCAGCTCGCGGATCGAGACCGGATCGCCGTATCGTCCCTGCTGGCATTCGGCCTCGCACGGGCGATGGCAGACGTAGCCGCAGATGAGGGGCAGGGGATTATCCTTGCGGATGATCTCCGCCGCCTCAGCGAACTTGCTCTTCGCGATCAACGCTATATACGCCTGAGCGTTCTGGCCCATTGGACACGCCGACACGCACGGCGGGCGCTTGCGTTTGTCGATGACGTGAGCGTTCGGGACCGCCTGCGCGGTAATCTTGTGGATCGCGGTCGTTTTGCTCAGCCCGCGGTTGAAGTCGTCCGGCACCATGACGGGGCAGACTTTCTCGCAGTCGCCGCACGCGTTGCACTTCTCGATGTCCACGAAGCGGGCCTTCTGCCGCACCTTCACGCGAAACGCACCGGGCTCGCCGCTCATCTCTTCGATCTGTGACTGAGTAAGGATCTCGATGTTCAGATTGCGAGCTGCCTCGACGAGCTTCGGCGAGACGATGCAGGTGGCGCAGTCCCCGGTCGGGAAGGTCTTGTCGAGTTGCGCCATCTTCCCGCCGATGGTCGGCGACTTCTCGACGAGGTAGACCCTGAACCCCGAGTTGGCGAGGTCGAGCGCCGACTGAATCCCGGCGATTCCGCCTCCACACACCATTACTGCGCCAACCGTATTCTTGTCCGTACTCATACTCGTACTCTACCTCGCCAACACTCTCGACGGGTCCGTCATCAACTTCCCGATTCCCAGCTCGTCGTCGGAGAGTCCGAACGCGTGCCCCAGAAGCTGGGTGAAGTAGAACACCGGCAGGCCGAACTGCTCGCCGGTCGCCTTTTCGATATCCGACTGCCGCAGATCGAGGTTCGTCTGGCAGAGCGGGCAGGCCACCGCGATGCAGTCCGCTCCGCTCTCCTTGGCCATCCGCAGGATCTCGCCGCTAAGGCGCTTGACGGTGTCGGTTCGCGTGATAGAGAAACTCGCGCCGCAGCACTCCGTCTTGTACGGCCATTCGATCGGCTCCGCGCCCGCGGCCTCCAGGAGAATTTCCATCAACTGCGGGTCCTCCGGGTGGTCGGCGATGCTGAGTTCGCTCGGGCGGGTGAGTAGACAGCCGTAGTAGCATGCGACCCTCATCCCGCCGAGGGAGCGCGTGACCGCGTCCTTGACTTCCTTGGGGCCGATGTCCTCCAGAAGCACCTGCAGCAGATGCCGCACCCTGACCTTGCCCTCGTACTCGCGCCCGATCGTCTTCGCCACCTCAGCGCGCAGCGACTCATCCTCTCTTATCGCAAGGTTCGCCGAAGCGAGCCGTCCGTAGCAGGCCGCGCAGCACACGACTACGTCCTGACCGGCGTCCTCGGCGATCGCCAGGTTTCGGGCTGGAAGCGACGCCGCCAGCAGAGGATCCGTGGCATGAGCCGGAGACGATCCACAGCACGTCCAGCCGGGAATCTCCTCGAGCCTGACTCCGAGCGCCTTGGCGACTGCGAGTGTCGAGGCCTGGAAGTCCGAAGCCGTCGATTCGAGCGAGCATCCCGGGAAGAAGGAGTATTTCATCGCCGTGCCCTCCTTGCGTTCCGGACTCTCTCAAAGATCGAGGCCACCGCGCCGCGTCCCTCGGTCGATGGCGGGAGAAGCTTCATCTTGCCCTTCAGCAACATCGACGGGAACTTGGCGAGATCGCTCCAGAAGTCTCTCGCCCGGAGCTTGTATACGGCCATGAGCCCGAGTTCATACGACCGGCCGAACCGCTTCACCGAGCCGAGCATCGTCTCGTTGAAGATCTTCACGCGTTCCAGGTCGCCGGGCGCCGACTCCGCCATCGAGCGCAGAGCATCCACCAGGGCAGGGGTATCAACCTGCATCGGGCAGCGCGACACGCAGGTGTTGCACGATATGCACGCCCAGATCGCCTTGCTCTCGAGGATCTGCTTCTTCATCCCCAGCGCGGCCATCCGGTTGAGCTGATGCGGAAGGATATCCGTCTCTTGGCGCATCGTGCAGCCCGACGAGCATCTTCGGCACTGCAGGCAGAGCGTCAGGTTCAGCCGCCCTTCAGGGTCGACCTCCCTGAGCAGGCCATTGTCTATCCTCTCAATGGTGATTGTCTTACTCATCTGATCCCTTACCAGCGTTCGAATCATCGTCCACGTGGCCGACGACCCCGACCTTCGACGCCGGAGCGACCTTTCGGTAGACCTTCGCCGGCTCGCGAAGTTCTCCGTCAACCGTCAGCAGCCGGGAGACCGGGATGCCGAAGAGTTGCTCGTTGTCCTCGAGATACGGCAGGATCAGCTTCCAGTCCGCATCTGACAACTCGCGGTACTCGCCGCCGTTGAGCTGTTCGTCGTCGCACAGCCGATGCGGGTCTCGGACGTAGATCGCTCCACCCGAGGCCAGCGAGAACAGGTTCGAGCCGGAGTACGGCGTCTCCAGGTCGGTGACGTTGCCGTCATCATCGAACTTGATGCCGTTCAGTATGACGAACCCCCCGCCCGTGAGCGGATCGCCCGCCATGAATGATTCCGCCAGGAAGTCGAGGCATGTGCCGTTGATGACCGCTTTCGGCCGTCCCACGCCGTTGATCAACGGTCGTCCGGCGGCGTTGCCCTTGACGAAGACCTTGCCGCCCTTCGCGCCGTACATGAACGTCTGGCCGACGTCGCCGTGGATCACGAGGCGGCCTTCCTTGATGATCTGGCCGACCTGGTCTTGGGCGTTCCCATGAACGATGACCGTCATGCCGTCGAGGCCCGAGCCTAGGTAGTCGCCGGTGCTCCCGTAGGCGTCTATGGTGACATCGTGCGTCGCCGGGCCGAACCCGCAGCCGAGGAACCTCTGCCCCACGTAGCCGTGGCAGATGAACCGCTTCCATCCCAGTTCCTCAGCTCTGACCACCAGCCGGGAGTCGCAGTCGTCGCCCTCGGGCGGGAAGTCGTGCGCGTTCACGACGAGCACTTCCTCCGGGCCAGTGGGGGCGCGGAGCGCATCCCTGGTCTCCCAGTCGATGCGCGCATATACTGAAGAGGGTTCTCCGGCGATAGACGGCATGGACTCGAAGACCGCTCTCAGGCATCCGTTCAGCAGCTGGAGGATCGTGCTTCGCTTGGTCGTTCCGGTCGGATACCGGCGGTCGATCAAGAGAGTCAGTCCGTTGATCGCGGCCGTGCGCTCGGAGTCAGTCATCGGACCGGCGGCCAACTCGGAGCACAGGCTCACCAATCCCTTCATCTCCGCCGTCAGAGCCGCCGACTTCCCGGCCTCGAAAAGCGCGAATCCGGTCTCATCAGCAAGAATCTCGGCGGTCGCGTGTCCCAGTCTGCAATCCGCGATCTGCAGTCTGCAGTCCGGCCTCTCGCCCGCCTTGACTGTCTTCTGCCTTCCAAACTTATCCACGCAGGAGAGCTTGTAGCCGCCGTTGCCGTCCGGACTCACGTTGAAGATGAACGATCCGCCGTCGGTGTAGCTTCCTCCGCGGGCGTTCCAGTACTCATCGGCGACCGTGCAGAACCGACTGTCTTCCTTCGCCAGGCTCGCGAGTGTGGCGTCGATGGCTTGCTTTTCGCTGCAGACAAGGCCGATCTGCACCTCGCCGTCCTGGATCGCGAACACCTGAGGCCGAAGCATCGCCGTGTCCGTGATGCCTAGGAGTTGGAACGCATCGTTCGCCGCGTCGTTGCGTGCAATGATGAAGAACCACGGACCGTCCGGCGAGCCGTGGATGTGGCTCGTCTGGATGCGGTGGTACGGGTCCTTCTTCGCTTCGGGCAGCATATCGAAGTCGCGCTCCATCGTAGGCGCAAGGCCCTCGATGATGTACTCCAGCGGGTACTTGTACACACGGTTCCAGAGGTCAAACACGAGGATCGAGACCTCGGTGTCCGTCAGGAAGAGCGGCCTGATGTTCCTCTGAGCCAAGTACTCGGTTACCGAATAGTAGTTCGCGAAGTCGCCGTTGTGGACCAGCGCCTCGTTCAGCCCGCAGAACGGGTGAGCGCCGCCGGGATGCCAGACTCGACCGCGAGTCGGGTATCGCTGGTGGGCGATCCAGACGTGCGCCTTGAAATCCTCGAGCTTGTAGTATGTGACGATCTGCTCGGCATAGCCGACGATCTTGAGGATCAGCATGTTCCGTCCCTGCGAGAGGACGAAAGCCTGCTTGTCACCGAGCGATGCGTAGTACTTCGAGTTGAGCTCGAACGAGTTCTGGTTGACGAACTCATCCTCGATGTCTCGTGCCGGCAGTCCGGCCAGGCCGCGCTCGTCGGCAAACTTCTTGATGGCATCGGGCTTCGCGCGCACGAAGTACTGCATGACGTCCGGCGGCTGGACCTCCATGCCCGGGATATCGTGGAAATCCTCGATTCGCGGGATCATCTGCGCGTGGTCGACGTTGAACATCGGGTTGATGAACTCGGCTTCGACGGCGTTACGGCAGGCAGGATCGAGAAGTGCGATCTGCAGGATGTAGTCATCCCGCAGAATCTCTTTCGAGACCCCAAGCCGCTCGGCATCGAGCCCGACGGCCGCGATGCCTCCGCCCTTACCGTTGCCGCGGTTGTGCATCTGGACAGACGGCTCGTAGATGTGCCTGCCGCTTACCGGGATGCTGCACGCGAACCCGGTGACCCCGCAGCCGCCTTCCTCCTCGGTGTGAGGAGGCTGCTGGCATTTCCATCCGTCCATCATCCAGCGTCGGCTCTCTAAGATTCTCTTCGCGAAATCGTTCATGTTATCTCACTACGACCGTCGTGCCGAACTTGGTTCAGCATCCACGGGATTGATCCTGAGTCAAGTTCAGGATGACGGTCCTTGCCGTTCGTCAACGCTCGTAGTCCGCATGCTCGAGGAGATCGGATCTCCCTCGAAGCTCCTTGATATCCTTCATGCCGAACCTGCTCAGTATGTCCACGAGTTGAGTGCGCCACGCGTTCAGCATGTTGATCAGCCGCTGCGTCGCCCACTCGAGCGTCATCTTCTCGACCATCTCCGGGTTCGTGGATGCGATGCCTCGCGCGCATCCCTTGCCGCTCTCGCACCTGGCGCAGCGTATACATCCCAGTGCGACCATCTCCGGCGTGCCTATCACCACACCGTCCGCCCCGAGGGCGATCGCCTTCGCCAGGTCCCACGGCGTGCGCACCCCGCCTCCGACGATGAAGGCCACCTCGTCCCGGATGCCTTCCTCGACCAGGAAAGTGTGCACCTTGGAGATCGCGTATTCTATCGGCATGGCAATGTTTTTCTTTGCGATCTCTGGGGCAGCTCCCGTCCCGCCATAACTCCCGTCGAGGTGGATGATGTTTGCGCCTGCGTGATAGGAGCCGACGGCAACCATGTCCACGTCAACCGGGGTCGAGACCTTGCACGAGACGAGCGCTCGCGGGTTGATGTGCTTTATCCAGTCCAGATGCTTCTTGTGGTCCTCGACGGAGTAGACGCTGTGGAAAGGGAACGGCGAGAAGAGCGGGGTCCCCGGCACTGCCTCGCGCATCAGGGCGACGGCGGGCGTATTCTTGTCGCCGAGCAGATGTCCGCCGAGGCCCGGCTTCGCTCCCTGCGCGTACTTGAACTCGACAATCGGCGCCATACCGATCGTCTCCTCGCGCACGCCGAACAGGCCCGTCGCCACCTGGGTGATCATGTGCTCGCTGTACGGGAACAGCCGCTCGGGATAGCCTCCCTCGCCTGTACAACTGAACGTGTTCCATGCCATCGCCGCCCGGGCCTTGGCCAGCATGGTGATGGGGCTGACGGAGCCGAACGACATGCCGCCGCCGTAGACGGGGATGTCTATGGTGATCTCCGGCCTGCCGTCCTTGCGTTTGTTCAGTTCGATCGAGGTGTTGATCTCGGACGGGTCGGTACGCGGGCCGCTCTCGGGGAACAGGAACCGCATTCGGTCGAAGCCGCCCCCGGAATTGCCGAACTCCGCCTCCAGTTCTCCGTCGGGCACCTGCCCGGTCTCGGCCATGTGCCAGTTGCAGAGTATCAGGTCGGCGGTCCACCGGTAGTCCCCGAGCGACTTGTAGATCGGGGTAGTCTCGATGCGGAGCGCCTTCTGAGGGCAGATTACGACGCAGTACGTCCCGTTCGCCTTGCACTTCTCGGCGGTGCACAGATGATCCAACCCGCTGAGGAAGTCCACGTAGCCTTCTCGGCGCACGTGAACGCCGCGCGGGCAGACCTCGATGCACTTCCCGCACTTGATGCATGCCGCGCTCCGTTGGATGCGGTACTTGCTGAGGTTGTTCCGGAACCTGTCGGGCGCCGGACGGACCTCGCGCTTCGGGGGGTATTCCACCCCGAGATCCGCAACTTTCCCCGTATGTATCCTGCCTGGATCTATGGTCGAAGCCATCTAAAACCCCTGTCAGATCTGAACTTTCCGTGTTCCGAAGATCGGGCCGAAGCAGTCCCGTTCCAGGTCCTCGAAGAACATCGCACGGCCGACTTCCCCGCGGAGCCGTCGAACCTCGCGTATGCCCATCGCCCCCATCATCTCCAGCAACTGGCTGTGCCACGCACCGATCAGGTTCACGATCCTCTGAACGGCGTAGTCGTGATCAATGTCCGCCAGCCCGACCGGGCACTGGATACCTTCGGTGCAGTTCCTGCACACCCGGCACTCGAGGGCAATCATCAGCGGGATGTCAACTGCAACCGCATCGGCGCCGCAGATTATCGTTTTTGCCACATGTTCGGCGAGCGCGATCCCACCACTGGAGACGATCGTAACGGCATCCCGGTTTCCACGTTCGACGAAAGCCTGGTGGAGCGCCTGCACGGCCCTTGTGATGTGAGTTCCGTCGGTTGCGTTCCCGTGCCAGTCGGCACAGGAGTGGATCGCATCTACGCCTTGTTCCGTGAGTTCGAGTGCCCGTGCGATCGAGTCGGCACCGAGCGGTAGACGCACCATGGCGACCAGATCACCGTTGGCCTCTCTTGCCTGTCGGACCTGTCGGACCACGTCGGACGAGTCGGACCATTCCACGAGTGGCGCGCCCGAAGGGATGGCGCCGTCTCTCACGTGCGGTGCGGCCGCATCGTGATCCATCTGCGTATCGGTTACTGCCCGTGTTCCCAGCGCCTCGGCGGCGTCGAGCATCGCTCTCGTCACCTGCTCCGACGGGGTGTGCCAGGGCAGGAGGTCGAAAAGGATCGGAATCGGCACGTCAATCTGTGTCGGATACGGCTCAGCAAGCGAACCATCGGGGTTGAACGAGAGCGACGGGAGTTTCCTGCCGATCTCGACCTGCGTGCTGATGTACTCCCTGCCGTGGATTCCGTCGCGCGTCGGGCGGACGATTTCCGACATGTCGGTCAGGATCGCGTCGAACCCCGGGCCCATGAACGGGCCGGCGTAACCTGCGCCCGACACGGGTATCCTGCCGGTCTCTGCCTGGAACCAGG contains:
- a CDS encoding CoB--CoM heterodisulfide reductase iron-sulfur subunit B family protein; translation: MKYSFFPGCSLESTASDFQASTLAVAKALGVRLEEIPGWTCCGSSPAHATDPLLAASLPARNLAIAEDAGQDVVVCCAACYGRLASANLAIREDESLRAEVAKTIGREYEGKVRVRHLLQVLLEDIGPKEVKDAVTRSLGGMRVACYYGCLLTRPSELSIADHPEDPQLMEILLEAAGAEPIEWPYKTECCGASFSITRTDTVKRLSGEILRMAKESGADCIAVACPLCQTNLDLRQSDIEKATGEQFGLPVFYFTQLLGHAFGLSDDELGIGKLMTDPSRVLAR
- a CDS encoding 4Fe-4S dicluster domain-containing protein encodes the protein MSKTITIERIDNGLLREVDPEGRLNLTLCLQCRRCSSGCTMRQETDILPHQLNRMAALGMKKQILESKAIWACISCNTCVSRCPMQVDTPALVDALRSMAESAPGDLERVKIFNETMLGSVKRFGRSYELGLMAVYKLRARDFWSDLAKFPSMLLKGKMKLLPPSTEGRGAVASIFERVRNARRARR
- a CDS encoding glutamate synthase; this encodes MNDFAKRILESRRWMMDGWKCQQPPHTEEEGGCGVTGFACSIPVSGRHIYEPSVQMHNRGNGKGGGIAAVGLDAERLGVSKEILRDDYILQIALLDPACRNAVEAEFINPMFNVDHAQMIPRIEDFHDIPGMEVQPPDVMQYFVRAKPDAIKKFADERGLAGLPARDIEDEFVNQNSFELNSKYYASLGDKQAFVLSQGRNMLILKIVGYAEQIVTYYKLEDFKAHVWIAHQRYPTRGRVWHPGGAHPFCGLNEALVHNGDFANYYSVTEYLAQRNIRPLFLTDTEVSILVFDLWNRVYKYPLEYIIEGLAPTMERDFDMLPEAKKDPYHRIQTSHIHGSPDGPWFFIIARNDAANDAFQLLGITDTAMLRPQVFAIQDGEVQIGLVCSEKQAIDATLASLAKEDSRFCTVADEYWNARGGSYTDGGSFIFNVSPDGNGGYKLSCVDKFGRQKTVKAGERPDCRLQIADCRLGHATAEILADETGFALFEAGKSAALTAEMKGLVSLCSELAAGPMTDSERTAAINGLTLLIDRRYPTGTTKRSTILQLLNGCLRAVFESMPSIAGEPSSVYARIDWETRDALRAPTGPEEVLVVNAHDFPPEGDDCDSRLVVRAEELGWKRFICHGYVGQRFLGCGFGPATHDVTIDAYGSTGDYLGSGLDGMTVIVHGNAQDQVGQIIKEGRLVIHGDVGQTFMYGAKGGKVFVKGNAAGRPLINGVGRPKAVINGTCLDFLAESFMAGDPLTGGGFVILNGIKFDDDGNVTDLETPYSGSNLFSLASGGAIYVRDPHRLCDDEQLNGGEYRELSDADWKLILPYLEDNEQLFGIPVSRLLTVDGELREPAKVYRKVAPASKVGVVGHVDDDSNAGKGSDE
- a CDS encoding alpha-hydroxy-acid oxidizing protein — its product is MASTIDPGRIHTGKVADLGVEYPPKREVRPAPDRFRNNLSKYRIQRSAACIKCGKCIEVCPRGVHVRREGYVDFLSGLDHLCTAEKCKANGTYCVVICPQKALRIETTPIYKSLGDYRWTADLILCNWHMAETGQVPDGELEAEFGNSGGGFDRMRFLFPESGPRTDPSEINTSIELNKRKDGRPEITIDIPVYGGGMSFGSVSPITMLAKARAAMAWNTFSCTGEGGYPERLFPYSEHMITQVATGLFGVREETIGMAPIVEFKYAQGAKPGLGGHLLGDKNTPAVALMREAVPGTPLFSPFPFHSVYSVEDHKKHLDWIKHINPRALVSCKVSTPVDVDMVAVGSYHAGANIIHLDGSYGGTGAAPEIAKKNIAMPIEYAISKVHTFLVEEGIRDEVAFIVGGGVRTPWDLAKAIALGADGVVIGTPEMVALGCIRCARCESGKGCARGIASTNPEMVEKMTLEWATQRLINMLNAWRTQLVDILSRFGMKDIKELRGRSDLLEHADYER